The Cryptococcus neoformans var. neoformans B-3501A chromosome 4, whole genome shotgun sequence genome has a window encoding:
- a CDS encoding hypothetical protein (Match to ESTs gb|CF193897.1|CF193897, gb|CF193807.1|CF193807, gb|CF193896.1|CF193896; HMMPfam hit to E1_DerP2_DerF2, ML domain, score: 60.7, E(): 3.8e-15), giving the protein MNRVVLAIAFYLSQLPPTLHTLFIMKLAPFLIPFIATTVTASLAGEALSWAGQLVGGGRGALATGDGPVRTENSWSYVDCGLATDAIQLKSIKVHPDPPVPGKNLTVTVEGDVLETIEEGAYVDVTVKLGLIKLLQKEFDVCDEARHANASVQCPVQPGPYTVTETVELPQEIPKAKFSVLVRGYTVDDEDMVCLDLFVDFMKK; this is encoded by the exons ATGAATCGTGTTGTGCTGGCTATCGCATTCTATCTCTCCCAGTTACCGCCCACTCTCCATACTCTTTTCATAATGAAGCTAGCCCCGTTCCTCATTCCCTTCATCGCCACAACAGTGACAGCAAGCCTCGCTGGCGAAGCCCTCTCCTGGGCCGGCCAGCTGGTCGGCGGTGGACGTGGCGCCCTTGCCACCGGCGATGGACCCGTCAGGACTGAGAACTCTTGGAGCTATGTTGACTGTG GATTGGCCACTGACGCGAT CCAACTCAAGTCAATCAAGGTCCACCCAGACCCTCCTGTCCCCGGAAAGAACCTCACTGTCACCGTCGAAGGTGATGTCCTCGAGACTATTGAG GAAGGCGCCTATGTTGACGTCACCGTTAAGCTTGGTCTAATCAAGCTGTTGCAGAAGGAATTTGACGTTTGTGACGAAGC CCGTCATGCGAACGCGTCTGTCCAGTGTCCTGTTCAGCCTGGTCCTTATACTGTTACCGAGACCGTTGAGCTTCCACAGGAAATTCCCAAGGCCAAGTTCTCCGTCCTGGTCAGGGGTTACACTGTTGACGACGAGGACATGGTTTGCTTGGATCTGTTTGTTGATTTT atgaagaagtaA
- a CDS encoding hypothetical protein (HMMPfam hit to Glyco_hydro_71, Glycosyl hydrolase family 71, score: 54.7, E(): 6.2e-15), which translates to MERTNSPTVKSRSSLHINLNKAQWYRLGKGKGKSMSKTSDTGVQNEETEYPNPNGQRIVVGHFMLGNTYPFQPEDWERVFSLAQDTSLDGLALNIGPEEWQLSQAQVAYNILSSRPTPSNARPLKLFLSLDMNVLSPSPSELSTLIIKVISSGRDSQMRWDGKVLLSTFSGHSLGDDGWIDVLRLVERGLGEEVTFWPAFFMPPEDFLGKSYVDGAFAWNNAWPMGNHTINLEEDRPFLESKIPYMAAVSPLFFTHYGTEGEFGWNKNWIYRSDDLLLPSRFLSLLSLPNSRSPSIVQLISMNDYGESHNLFPVMGAQPGSDSWTSGMDHEGLRWISKYFLQRWRDGKGEVEGIDEVKLVLWYRTKPAVMETEDSVGRPRNADWAQDLINLFIIIPSSSPSSRYMLQIRNGPHLHRRHLSCEKLNLLTVPFVPGQVTYEILENEKMIIQGEGKAIEAEGAWNFNMWSGGVF; encoded by the exons ATGGAGAGGACCAATAGCCCTACGGTTAAATCACGGTCATCACTCCACATTAACCTCAATAAAG CACAATGGTATCGCttggggaaagggaaagggaagtcTATGAGTAAAACCTCTGACACTGGAGTTCAAAATGAGGAAACTGAGTATCCTAATCCAAATGGGCAACGAATAGTTGTAGGCCATTTTATG CTCGGGAACACATATCCTTTTCAGCCCGAAGATTGGGAAAGGGTTTTTAGTCTTGCCCAAGACACCTCCTT AGACGGCTTGGCCTTAAATATAGGCCCAGAGGAATGGCAACTCTCTCAGGCACAAGTAGCCTACAATATCCTCTCGTCACGGCCCACCCCATCCAATGCACGACccctcaagctcttcttgtctctcGACATGAATGTTTtatctccctctccttcagaACTGTCAACACTTATCATCAAAGTTATTTCTTCTGGCCGAGACTCGCAAATgagatgggatgggaaggtgTTACTGAGCACATTCTCCGGGCACTCTTTAGGTGACGATGGCTGGATAGATGTTCTGCGTCTTGTAGAAAGGGgattgggagaagaagtgacgTTTTGGCCGGCTTTCTTTATGCCTCCAGAAGATTTCTTGGGGAAAAGTTATGTTGATGGTGCATTTGCATGGAACAATGCTTG GCCTATGGGTAACCATACCATTAATCTTGAAGAGGACCGCCCGTTTTTGGAGAGCAAGATACCGTACATGGCGGCGGTATCTCCACTCTTCTTTACTCATTATGGTACTGAAGGAGAATTCGGCTGGAACAA GAACTGGATTT ACCGGTCGGACgatcttcttttgccttctcgattcctctctcttctctcactTCCCAATTCTCGCTCACCCTCCATCGTACAACTGATCTCCATGAATGACTATGGGGAATCACACAACCTCTTTCCAGTTATGGGAGCCCAACCTGGGTCAGATTCATGGACTTCAGGCATGGACCACGAGGGTCTGAGATGGATAAGCAAATACTTCTTGCAGaggtggagagatggaaagggagaagtGGAAGGTATAGATGAAGTGAAGCTTGTGCTATGGTACAGGACAAAGCCAGCTGTGATGGAAACCGAAGATTCTGTAGGGAGACCACGGAATGCCGACTGG GCACAAGACTTGATCAATCTTtttatcatcatcccctcatcctcaccctcttctcgtTACATGCTTCAAATTCGGAATggtcctcatctccatcgaCGTCATCTTTCCTGTGAAAAGCTTAACCTTTTGACCGTCCCTTTTGTACCTGGTCAAGTTACATACGAAATCCTAGAaaatgagaagatgattATCCAAGGTGAAGGGAAAGCAATTGAGGCAGAAGGCGCATGGAATTTCAATATGTGGAGTGGCGGAGTCTTTTGA